A genomic stretch from Cydia amplana chromosome 1, ilCydAmpl1.1, whole genome shotgun sequence includes:
- the LOC134652503 gene encoding small VCP/p97-interacting protein isoform X1 — protein sequence MGIFTSCCKPQAADVLTPDADTRRRQLVEAAEKRRQEEASRGVKDPEKVKRKQQRSEEMERREAELAKEGGSNLKWTTG from the exons CCTGCTGTAAGCCTCAAGCGGCAGACGTCCTGACTCCAGATGCA GATACCAGACGCCGACAGCTGGTGGAGGCGGCCGAGAAGCGACGACAGGAGGAGGCCTCCCGCGGCGTCAAGGACCCTGAGAAGGTGAAGCGCAAGCAGCAGCGGTCCGAGGAGATGGAGAGGCGAGAGGCTGAACTGGCTAAGGAGGGAGGATCCAACCTCAAG TGGACGACAGGGTGA